DNA sequence from the Spodoptera frugiperda isolate SF20-4 chromosome 15, AGI-APGP_CSIRO_Sfru_2.0, whole genome shotgun sequence genome:
TACTAAGATTTTGTTCAAACAAACCCTAAACCTTTTTACTGTCTGAGTGATTAATTAAAATCCTGTTAACACCCTTAGTTTCATCGTTCTGATGGTCAGGACTTAAATATCTTTGATAAACCTTGTTGATAGTGACAAGCAGAGAATGTTTTTTCATCTTTCTAAGGCTATCTCAAGTTACATAGAGTCAAGTCATTCATATCGTTTCTTACCTAAACTTCCTTTTCATTTGTCTACCTTTaccattttatgtttaaatttacTCATTTagtcaaatgtttttttttatttttttttccatCTCAACTCTCTCTCTCATAACAAACCTctctatcatattttattcttttagtTTGTCACAAATTCATGCAATAACATTTAGGCCACGTTGGTCACAAGTGCTTCCTGAATAAAGTATTGAAGATTATCTTTTTGTATCCAAATAGTTCCAACAAAGTCCAATAGATGGCGTTtagtacaaataataattaatcgacAAGCTATACAGTCTGATAAGCATACGCGAGTTAAGATATATACAAATTCTTACCGTACGACTGTTAAACAGTAGTCCACTGAGAATTTGCATAGCATGGCCGACTACCGCTTTTCATTGAATCTAAAAGccgttataatattttaattctaattattCTAGCAACTTATGACAGTTATTCATTTACACAATTTATTGacaaaagtgtaaataaataaaaaaacaataccagAAAACCTtaccttattaatattgtgtATGTAATGTCCAAAAGTGGATCAATATACAggttataaagattatattaattgtaaattacttaataaaatagacaaataaATTATCAGTCTTATCATCGTGATCATAAAATTATACGATATTAGCTTCTGCTAGTAGCTTCACTCGCGTTTTCTTGGAacaaaaagtatcttatcacccatgAGGTGATTATCTCATATCCTTCTGTGTACCAAATTGCATCAAAatacgttcagtagtttcagcgtaattgacaaacaaacatttctaatattatatgtGACAGTGTGATTATGTATTGTGTCTACTTTTTTGAGGCAAATAAAAAGCAAGTTTgactaactttaaaataaaaaaaacaaagcccCACACGACACATTTGAGCCGCGAAAGATAACGTATCGTAAATCGTAAGCGATTATTTCCAACAATATATTTAGACacaggaaaataaaacataaaatattggtGTCTTTTAATCTTTTTTCCTATCATTCACTAATACAAATTCCGAGTATAAATATCAGTAATTACAGTAATATAACACATTTGTTTACTACAATCCACAACATGCGTGTCTTGGCTCTGATATGGCTTTGCTTCGCGGCTGTTGCAGGTACACACttatcattattattgtattactaacctaatataaacaaaacaaagaattgATGTGCTTTTCATTAGTCAAATAGATTTTCATataagtgaaatatttttaataagtaacaCCATTTGAGAAAGACTTTGGGATACATTGCACATTGTATTGTTATGACTGCAATCAGgtctaaaatcaataaatattacaccataatattattttatttcagccGTCCCCACAAATCATCAAAGGATTGTTGGCGGTGACCTGGCTAATATTAATCAGTACCCTAGCATCGCCGCTCTCCTGTATTCATGGAACTTGAATCATTACGCGCACGCCTGTGGAGGTATCATCTTGAACACCAATACCATCCTTACAGCTGCCCACTGCACTTAGTAAGTAAAACTTCTacgtttttgtttacttttataatgtgttttctttttctataaaatgaatgtttttcCAGTGGCGACGCACCCAATAGTTGGCGCATCCGTGTCGGCTCCTCCATGGCCCACACCGGTGGTAACGTTTACAACGTTGCCCATAACATCGTTCACAATGCATTTAGCTTTAGAACTCTAGACAACGATATCGCTATACTCCGTTCCTCCTCCGTCTTCGCTAACAACGATAATGTCCGTGTTGCTTCTATCGCCGGTCCTAACTACTTGCTCGCCGACCACAGTCTCGTCTGGGCTGTCGGATGGGGAGACACTTACGTAAGTATCTTTTTGATTTATGTGTAATGTTTGTTGTATCCTAGttgatttgaaaattaataattgacttatttatttcagtttggTTCACATGCTGGCTCTGAACAGCTTCGTCACGTCCAAGTGCAGACCATCAACCAAAATACTTGCAGAATCAACTACGCTACCCGCGGTGTTGTTATCACCGACAACATGTTGTGCTCCGGTTGGCCCACCGGTAGTCGCGACCAGTGCCATGGTGACTCTGGTGGTCCTCTCTACCACAACAACATTGTTGTTGGTGTCTGCTCTTTCGGTATCGGATGCGGTCAAGCCTTTTTCCCTAGAGTCAACACTCGCGTATCCCGTTACACCGCTTGGATTATCGCTAATTCATAATTCAGTATTTGATAACTAGTGAAACTATTATGAAAATGTCGAAACCGAAACTTTTGTATGAAATTGGTATGAAATGGTATGTTAAAtacatagtattaaaataatatcaaatagaaatattctaaaatgaagtatatttataaatatattgtcaataaaggacatttatattattattattttttaaatgaaataataaatttttaaaataaattaaattgctaTATGTTGggtatatttcaataaaaaaatcatatgtAACCAACCGTGATATTTGGGACGTTGGGTTTATTATGGATAAAATATAATGACACCTTAAATCTCTGAACAAAAATGTGTCGTTTCATGCACCAAACGCCCTGTATAATTAgaataattgtttatattttaggtCATAATTGGCTTTCATCAACATACATATAATCAAATAACTAAAAGATATATTAGctgtaagttttattaaaattaataaaataatataaatataataaaagaagtATCTATTTTGTTCCCATTACAACAAGGGTaattagtacccttagtacgagtttgatttacgtttaaagtattcgaaacgagagcgtgttcggcgctctgattggccggctcgaataaaccaaccaatcagagcgccgaacgcgctctcgttttgattactttaggtaaagcaaactcgtactaagggtacaaataTACTTTACGGCGTGTTTATCAAATGCGGATTAACTAGTTTTTGTCGTTTTTGATGTTGCTGTTGTTTTTCGATAATGTAATAAccgtaaataaatatagataactaataatattatcacatattttttatcttatattattaatatttatcactCATTCCAAAAATGAGTTCATTCCATTTCCTATTCTGGTAGTTATACGCCTTCTCgtctatataaaaacatttgggTCATGGTGCCGGGTTTGCTATACtatgatatatttatatgtattatagctAGGGCTGTGACGGCTTTTATGCATGGAAACTGGATTCACTAATTCCGATCCTACACGAAGTCTGTCTGTGCTCTACCTGCTAAAATTTTCGGTGCCCTCTTGTACCATAATATTATGCTATGTGtctgttgttgatgatgatgaatgatacATATACCTATCGCAAGATTATGACATTATCATCCTATCAGATTTAATGCAATCCCTTTTCCGATTAATAATGCAAATTCCTGTGATAACGAACAGAAGGGACTTTTTAGTGTTTTTGATTAACagttcaaagttttttttttcccTATAAATACCTGCAATCACAATAATGTTGCACACTGGTGCACTGCAGTCTACAACATGCGCGTCTTTGTTCTACTAGCTCTCTACTTAGCGGCTGTTACAGGTATGCTTTTGATAATATCTTATAACTAGAGACCGGATaatatgcatttgcatatttgcatatgcatttgcatatttcAGCGATTTTCAAGGCTAATAgcatatttttactaatatctAGTGATGAGATAagtaaaagtattattgttttctattaaaCGTCAATTACTTTTACTCTTACAACTAATAAGATACGTGTGCCgtctattttgtaaattttttatcaaactatttcttgtttatttcGATCTTTATTTAGATTAAGCCACTGCGCTTTACTTGGCCGTCAATTTAACAATCAATGAGTACatattatctacataatactaacctatttatttgtatatcatATTTAATTTCAGCCGTCCCTTCTAATCCCCAAAGAATAGTCGGCGGTTCTGTGCCGCCTAATTTTAGTCCTTCTTATCCTAGCATCGCCTCACTCTTATTCACATGGAATTGGAGTACATACGTTCAAACTTGTGCTGGCACCATCATCAACAACCGTGCCGTCCTTACCGCTGCTCACTGCGTATAGTAAGTCAACTATCTTATGTTACAAGTTAGTTCATTTATAATCCAGGAGGCTGGAGGCTAAAGCTAaagcttctcatgcatgagggtttaGGGGAGAGGATTCAGAACCTGGCAAGAATTAATATGACGAGTACGAGTCATTATTAcaaactttaaataaacatttaatatcaTCAACCCatcttgagcaagcgtggtgattaatgtataaaccttctctatgtgagaagaggACTTTGTTCAACAGTTGGCATTTATAGGCTGATAATGTTACGTTACAtactttatttgattttctACTTTGCACAGTGCTGATGAAGCCGGTAGATGGCGCATTCGTGTTGGGGCCACCTGGTCCAACAGTGGTGGTATCGTTCACAACGTCAACGCTAACATCGTTCACGGCGGATTCAACTATCAAACTATGGAAAATAACCTAGCTATCCTGCGCTCTGCTTCAACATTCTCCTTCAACCATAATGTGCGCAATGCTCCCATCGCTGGCGTTAACTACGTTATTCCTGAAAACGATTTTGTCGTGGCTGCTGGATGGGGTGAcacttacgtaattattttaaaatgttttatcattaattttcaTTGGTTGGTTTCAAGCTTAAAGTTTGATGTTTTCATTTCAGTATGGTTCTAATGCTGGGTCTGCGCAGCTCCTTCACGTTGTGCTCGTGCTTATTAACCATGACACTTGTAGCTATAACTATGCTGGTCAAGGAATGACTATTACCGGCGAAATGTTGTGCGCTGGTTGGCCGACCGGTGGTCGTGGTCAGTGCCGCGGTGATGATGGCGGTCCTCTCTTCCACAACGATGTCCTTGTCGGCGTCTA
Encoded proteins:
- the LOC118274720 gene encoding trypsin CFT-1-like, giving the protein MRVLALIWLCFAAVAAVPTNHQRIVGGDLANINQYPSIAALLYSWNLNHYAHACGGIILNTNTILTAAHCTYGDAPNSWRIRVGSSMAHTGGNVYNVAHNIVHNAFSFRTLDNDIAILRSSSVFANNDNVRVASIAGPNYLLADHSLVWAVGWGDTYFGSHAGSEQLRHVQVQTINQNTCRINYATRGVVITDNMLCSGWPTGSRDQCHGDSGGPLYHNNIVVGVCSFGIGCGQAFFPRVNTRVSRYTAWIIANS
- the LOC118274665 gene encoding trypsin, alkaline C-like isoform X1, with amino-acid sequence MRVFVLLALYLAAVTAVPSNPQRIVGGSVPPNFSPSYPSIASLLFTWNWSTYVQTCAGTIINNRAVLTAAHCVYADEAGRWRIRVGATWSNSGGIVHNVNANIVHGGFNYQTMENNLAILRSASTFSFNHNVRNAPIAGVNYVIPENDFVVAAGWGDTYYGSNAGSAQLLHVVLVLINHDTCSYNYAGQGMTITGEMLCAGWPTGGRGQCRGDDGGPLFHNDVLVGVYSFGFECGLPDFPGVNVRVSRYTSWISSNA